Proteins found in one Labrenzia sp. VG12 genomic segment:
- a CDS encoding oxidoreductase — translation MTAKFQKTALVTGASSGMGKDMAFRLLNEGYAVYAAARRLEKMRDLEAAGAHIIQMDISKDTDIVAAVDRIRREAGGVGVLVNNAGFAVYGAIEDTAIEEARYQFEVNLFGLARLTQLLLPDMRAHKYGKIVNVSSVGGKIYSPLGAWYHATKHALEGWSDCLRLEVEQFGIDVVIIEPGLIETEFGEVMSQPMLQRSGEGAYASLALANAKAFDAAYKDGVGSRPVVISTLLMKAIQTARPRTRYHGGKMASMMLFFRHWLPDRGFDRLITSQIRRMLKEVQVSSG, via the coding sequence ATGACCGCGAAATTTCAAAAAACAGCCCTGGTGACCGGTGCCTCTTCCGGAATGGGCAAGGACATGGCGTTTCGGCTGCTCAACGAAGGCTATGCCGTTTATGCCGCCGCGCGCCGCCTGGAAAAAATGCGCGACCTGGAAGCGGCAGGCGCGCATATCATCCAGATGGACATCTCCAAGGATACCGACATTGTTGCTGCAGTGGACAGGATCCGGCGCGAAGCAGGTGGCGTGGGAGTCCTGGTCAACAATGCCGGTTTTGCGGTTTATGGCGCGATCGAAGACACCGCCATCGAAGAGGCGCGCTATCAGTTCGAGGTCAACCTCTTCGGTCTCGCCCGCCTGACGCAATTGCTCCTGCCTGACATGCGCGCCCACAAATACGGCAAGATAGTCAATGTCAGCTCGGTTGGCGGCAAGATCTACTCCCCGCTGGGGGCTTGGTATCACGCAACCAAACATGCACTGGAAGGCTGGTCGGACTGCCTTCGTCTCGAGGTCGAACAATTCGGCATCGACGTTGTGATCATAGAGCCGGGGCTGATTGAAACCGAGTTCGGCGAGGTGATGAGCCAACCCATGCTGCAAAGGTCCGGCGAGGGCGCTTATGCAAGTCTGGCGCTGGCCAATGCAAAGGCTTTTGACGCCGCCTACAAGGATGGCGTCGGCTCGCGCCCTGTTGTGATTTCGACCTTGCTGATGAAGGCCATTCAGACGGCGCGCCCAAGGACGCGCTATCATGGCGGCAAGATGGCCTCTATGATGCTGTTCTTTCGTCACTGGCTGCCGGATCGCGGCTTCGACCGCCTGATCACCAGCCAGATCAGGCGCATGTTGAAAGAGGTGCAGGTCTCGTCCGGATGA
- the tdh gene encoding L-threonine 3-dehydrogenase, translated as MSSNQMKALAKSEPREGLWMTRAPVPEIGPDDVLIRINKTGICGTDIHIWNWDDWAAKTVPVPLITGHEFAGEIVELGRNVTDLEIGQRCSGEGHLIGKHSRQSRAGKFHLDPETRGIGVNEQGAFAEYLRLPAFNVVPLPDEIDDEIGAILDPLGNAVHTALSFDLVGEDVLITGAGPIGIMAAAVARHVGARNVVITDINQARLDLATKVADVVPVNVAEEDLKGIEQRLGMKEGFDVGLEMSGNQVALDQMVENLVMGGRIALLGIPPGKSPVDWSRIVFKAITIKGVYGREIFETWYKMIAMLQNGLDVRNVITHRFGVDDFEEGFAAMKSGEAGKVVLSWR; from the coding sequence ATGAGCAGCAACCAGATGAAGGCGCTGGCCAAGTCCGAGCCACGGGAAGGCCTCTGGATGACCCGGGCTCCGGTCCCTGAAATCGGCCCGGACGACGTCCTGATCCGCATCAACAAGACCGGTATCTGCGGCACCGACATTCATATCTGGAACTGGGACGACTGGGCGGCGAAGACCGTTCCGGTGCCGCTGATCACGGGCCACGAGTTTGCCGGTGAGATCGTTGAACTCGGCAGGAACGTCACCGATCTGGAAATCGGTCAGCGCTGCTCGGGCGAGGGGCACCTGATTGGCAAACATTCCCGACAGTCCCGCGCCGGCAAATTCCATCTTGATCCCGAGACCCGTGGCATCGGCGTCAACGAACAAGGAGCCTTTGCCGAATATCTGCGCCTGCCGGCCTTCAATGTCGTGCCGCTGCCCGATGAGATCGATGACGAGATCGGTGCCATTCTCGACCCGCTCGGCAACGCGGTTCATACCGCGCTCAGTTTTGACCTGGTCGGCGAAGACGTCCTGATCACCGGGGCCGGACCGATCGGCATCATGGCGGCTGCCGTCGCCCGGCATGTTGGCGCGCGCAATGTGGTCATCACCGATATCAACCAGGCCCGCCTCGACCTGGCTACAAAGGTCGCCGATGTCGTGCCGGTGAATGTTGCCGAAGAAGACCTGAAGGGCATCGAGCAGCGGCTGGGCATGAAGGAGGGCTTCGATGTCGGCCTGGAAATGTCCGGCAACCAGGTGGCCCTCGATCAGATGGTGGAGAACCTGGTGATGGGAGGCCGCATCGCGCTGCTTGGCATTCCTCCGGGCAAGTCCCCGGTCGACTGGTCGCGGATCGTCTTCAAGGCCATCACCATCAAGGGCGTCTACGGCCGGGAGATTTTCGAGACCTGGTACAAGATGATTGCCATGCTGCAAAACGGTCTCGATGTCCGCAACGTCATCACGCACCGCTTCGGCGTCGATGACTTCGAAGAGGGATTCGCTGCTATGAAATCGGGCGAAGCCGGCAAGGTTGTGCTGAGCTGGCGCTAG
- a CDS encoding RidA family protein: MQQRIIDPVDGIYAATPDYVHALEVRNPDRFLFVSGTMGLEPCGRAPATLSGQLDLIWNNLRRILGAADMSTDNIIRVTSYLGDREFAEANQTARLTALGKRRVPTTAIVVETLQSDWLVEIEIIAAA, translated from the coding sequence ATGCAGCAGCGGATCATCGATCCGGTGGACGGGATCTATGCGGCCACACCGGACTATGTGCACGCCCTGGAAGTCAGAAATCCGGACAGGTTCCTGTTTGTCAGCGGCACGATGGGCCTTGAACCCTGCGGCAGGGCACCCGCTACGCTGTCCGGGCAACTGGACCTGATCTGGAACAATCTCCGCCGGATCCTGGGTGCGGCCGACATGAGCACAGACAACATCATCCGGGTGACGAGTTATCTCGGCGATCGAGAGTTTGCCGAAGCGAACCAGACGGCCCGGCTGACAGCGCTGGGCAAGCGCCGGGTGCCGACCACCGCGATCGTGGTGGAGACGCTCCAGTCAGACTGGCTGGTCGAGATCGAGATCATCGCAGCGGCCTGA
- a CDS encoding LysE family translocator yields the protein MPLDTYLIFLMTTAVVVFSPGAASVTVATQGATNGGRRALCGVVGIASANAVFFALSATGIASLILASHMAFSVIKWVGVAYLVWLGLTALLSRGGAIRIREGKGRSSLSVLFVQGFVVEFANPKALLYFAAILPQFLDPEAAILPQILIMGGTTFLIDLTSYSAYAFLGDRLTRGGLKDWVVNLINKCAGAALLYAGFRMASVTVTR from the coding sequence ATGCCACTCGACACTTACCTGATTTTCCTGATGACCACCGCTGTCGTCGTTTTTTCACCTGGAGCCGCCTCCGTCACCGTTGCCACGCAAGGGGCCACGAATGGAGGCCGGCGTGCCCTTTGCGGTGTTGTCGGGATCGCTTCTGCCAATGCCGTGTTCTTCGCGTTGTCGGCAACGGGTATTGCGTCGCTGATCCTGGCCTCGCACATGGCGTTTTCGGTTATCAAGTGGGTTGGGGTGGCCTATCTGGTCTGGCTTGGCCTGACGGCGCTCCTGTCGCGGGGCGGAGCAATCCGCATTCGGGAAGGCAAGGGGCGTTCCAGCCTTTCCGTACTGTTTGTACAAGGCTTTGTGGTTGAATTTGCCAATCCAAAGGCGCTGCTCTATTTCGCAGCCATTCTGCCGCAGTTCTTGGACCCGGAGGCTGCCATTCTGCCGCAAATCCTGATCATGGGCGGGACCACCTTCCTGATCGACCTGACATCCTACAGTGCCTACGCCTTTCTGGGTGACCGTCTCACACGAGGCGGATTGAAGGACTGGGTGGTGAACCTGATCAACAAATGCGCCGGTGCCGCATTGCTTTATGCCGGGTTCCGCATGGCAAGTGTCACGGTCACGCGGTAG
- a CDS encoding Lrp/AsnC family transcriptional regulator: protein MPSNREIVQQNRAATRALDAFDRRILGELVANARQTYADIGSKVGLSAPAVHDRVKRMTAAGTISGTAAEIDPMAVGKPFLAFVHVDASGWGKSERMMRLRDFPEVEELHSVTGDCCVILKVRTANADAMEKFLAQVYALPGVRATRSYVVLTTYLDRPVQAEVTEDWPEAPLPAG, encoded by the coding sequence ATGCCATCAAATAGAGAAATCGTTCAGCAGAACAGGGCAGCAACGCGTGCTCTTGACGCGTTTGACCGAAGAATATTAGGCGAGCTGGTGGCCAATGCACGCCAGACCTATGCGGATATCGGTAGCAAGGTCGGCCTCTCGGCCCCCGCCGTTCATGACCGTGTCAAGCGCATGACCGCAGCCGGAACCATTTCCGGTACCGCGGCAGAGATTGACCCGATGGCCGTCGGCAAGCCTTTTCTGGCTTTTGTCCATGTCGATGCCAGTGGCTGGGGCAAGAGCGAGCGCATGATGAGACTGCGCGATTTCCCCGAAGTGGAAGAACTGCATTCGGTCACCGGTGACTGCTGCGTCATTCTGAAGGTCCGCACCGCCAATGCCGACGCCATGGAAAAGTTCCTGGCTCAGGTCTATGCCCTGCCCGGCGTCCGGGCGACCCGCAGCTATGTTGTCCTGACCACCTACCTGGACCGGCCGGTCCAGGCGGAGGTGACGGAAGACTGGCCGGAGGCGCCTTTGCCGGCGGGCTAA
- a CDS encoding glycine C-acetyltransferase — protein MSDAFLSHISETLKEIEAEGLYKRERLITSPQGGTITVGGREVINLCANNYLGLADHPALEEAARKALEPKGYGMASVRFICGTQDIHRELEQRLAKFLGKDDSILFAACFDANGGLFEPLLGPEDAIISDALNHASIIDGIRLCKAKRYRYANSDMTDLEAKLKEAREAGARHIMIATDGVFSMDGYLAKLPEVTALARKYDAVVMVDDCHATGFMGPKGEGTPAHFGVDVDILTGTLGKALGGGIGGYIAGPQPVIDLLRQRARPYLFSNSLPPAVVMSGLEAIRLVEEGDNLRKTLFENAGYWRAGLESLGFTLLPGEHPIIPVMLGEAKLAQAMAAKLFEEGVYVSGFFFPVVPRGQARIRTQMNAALTRADLDRALDAFEKAGKATGVLS, from the coding sequence GTGTCCGATGCTTTCCTGTCGCATATTTCCGAGACCCTCAAGGAAATCGAAGCCGAAGGGCTTTATAAACGCGAACGGCTGATCACCTCGCCGCAAGGCGGAACCATCACGGTCGGTGGGCGCGAGGTGATCAACCTGTGCGCCAACAACTATCTGGGACTCGCCGACCACCCGGCCCTGGAAGAAGCCGCCCGAAAGGCCCTGGAACCCAAGGGGTACGGCATGGCTTCGGTCCGCTTCATCTGTGGCACGCAGGACATTCACCGGGAGCTGGAACAGCGCCTGGCCAAATTCCTCGGCAAGGACGACTCCATTCTGTTCGCAGCCTGTTTCGACGCCAATGGCGGCCTGTTCGAGCCGCTTCTCGGACCGGAAGACGCGATCATATCGGACGCGCTCAATCATGCCTCCATCATTGACGGCATTCGCCTGTGCAAGGCCAAGCGCTATCGCTATGCCAATTCCGATATGACGGATCTTGAGGCAAAGTTGAAGGAAGCGCGCGAGGCCGGTGCCCGCCATATCATGATTGCCACGGACGGTGTCTTCTCCATGGACGGCTATCTGGCGAAGCTGCCCGAGGTCACGGCTCTGGCCAGGAAATACGATGCGGTTGTCATGGTCGACGATTGCCATGCGACCGGCTTCATGGGGCCGAAGGGTGAGGGCACGCCGGCGCATTTTGGAGTTGACGTCGACATCCTCACTGGAACCCTCGGCAAGGCGCTGGGCGGCGGCATTGGCGGCTACATTGCCGGACCGCAGCCCGTGATCGATCTCCTGCGCCAGCGGGCACGCCCTTATCTCTTCTCCAACTCCCTGCCGCCGGCCGTTGTGATGAGTGGCCTGGAAGCTATCCGTCTGGTGGAAGAAGGCGATAACCTTCGCAAGACCCTGTTCGAAAATGCCGGTTACTGGCGCGCCGGACTGGAAAGTCTGGGCTTTACGCTGCTTCCGGGCGAACATCCGATCATTCCGGTGATGCTGGGCGAAGCCAAGCTGGCCCAGGCCATGGCGGCGAAACTGTTCGAGGAAGGGGTCTACGTCTCCGGTTTCTTTTTCCCGGTGGTGCCGCGCGGACAGGCCCGCATCCGAACACAGATGAATGCGGCGCTCACCCGAGCAGATCTCGATCGGGCCCTGGATGCCTTTGAGAAAGCCGGCAAGGCGACAGGGGTTCTGTCATGA